The following proteins are encoded in a genomic region of Drosophila willistoni isolate 14030-0811.24 chromosome 3R, UCI_dwil_1.1, whole genome shotgun sequence:
- the LOC6649777 gene encoding forkhead box protein O isoform X1, with the protein MDGFAQDWPSLTHTTDNVLTMDQLGGVSGAVGDLPGDVGFEPQTRARSNTWPCPHPEPFVEPADELDSTKASNQQLAAGDSQQTIQSANAAKKNSARRNAWGNLSYADLITHAIGSATDKRLTLSQIYEWMVQNVPYFKDKGDSNSSAGWKNSIRHNLSLHNRFMRVQNEGTGKSSWWMLNPEAKPGKSVRRRAASMETSRYEKRRGRAKKRVEALRQAGVVGLNDATPSPSSSVSEGLDHFPESPLHSGGFQLSPDFRQRASSNASSCGRLSPIRALDLEPEWGFTVDYQNTTLTQAQSQVLDQLAGSIADELKLHPDMLQQQGFSAASGLPTQPPPPPYPAPQQQQQQQPQQQQAYTLNGGPPGGYASLQPQPQCLIHRSLNCSCLHNARDGLSPNSVTTTMSPAYPNSEPSSDSLNTYSNVVIDGSGDNGSLLVQQQRQQQQQQQQQQQLGSNLEDNNCASTLIGQCLEVLNNEAQPIDEFNLENFPVENLECNMEELLQQEMSYDGLLDINIPLAAVSTNAPLVNLINNSSTTISSSSNIGCSTTTSSSSLSASAQLNQLQAQLQQQHQQQQQQQQQQQQQQLQQQQQQLLLNNNNNNNNSLELATQTASANLNARVQYSQPSVVTSPPSWVH; encoded by the exons ATGGACGGGTTTGCCCAGGATTGGCCCTCACTGACCCACACAACAGACAATGTCCTGACAATGGATCAGCTGGGTGGTGTGAGTGGAGCTGTGGGTGACCTGCCAGGAGATGTTGGCTTTGAGCCACAAACTCGTGCCAGATCCAATACATGGCCATGTCCCCATCCAGAGCCTTTTGTTGAGCCTGCCGACGAATTGGATAGCACAAAAGCAAGCAATCAGCAATTGGCAGCAGGAG atTCACAACAGACTATACAGAGTGCAAATGCAGCTAAGAAAAATTCAGCGCGTCGCAATGCATGGGGTAATCTATCCTATGCGGATCTCATAACTCATGCCATTGGCTCTGCCACCGATAAGCGTTTAACGCTTAGTCAGATCTACGAGTGGATGGTTCAGAATGTGCCATATTTTAAGGATAAAGGTGATTCGAATAGCAGTGCCGGCTGGAAG AATTCCATACGTCACAATCTGTCGCTGCACAATCGTTTCATGCGTGTCCAGAATGAGGGCACTGGCAAATCATCCTGGTGGATGCTAAATCCTGAGGCCAAACCTGGAAAATCTGTGCGTCGCCGTGCCGCCTCCATGGAAACATCACGATACGAGAAGCGTCGAGGTCGGGCCAAAAAACGCGTCGAGGCTTTAAGACAGGCTGGAGTTGTGGGCCTAAATGATGCCACGCCCTCGCCCAGTAGCAGTGTCAGCGAGGGATTGGATCATTTCCCAGAGAGTCCATTACACAG CGGCGGGTTTCAATTGTCGCCCGACTTTCGTCAGCGCGCCTCATCCAATGCCAGTTCCTGCGGACGTCTCAGTCCCATACGTGCCCTGGATCTCGAGCCTGAATGGGGTTTCACGGTTGACTATCAGAATACAACATTGACGCAGGCTCAGTCGCAGGTACTCGATCAGCTGGCTGGTTCCATAGCGGATGAGCTGAAATTGCATCCCGATATGTTGCAGCAACAAGg GTTCAGTGCTGCCTCGGGTTTACCCAcacaaccaccaccaccaccctATCCGGcaccgcaacaacaacaacagcagcaaccgcaacaacaacaggccTACACATTGAATGGGGGCCCACCAGGAGGATATGCATCCTTGCAACCACAACCCCAGTGTCTGATTCATCGTTCTCTAAACTGTAGTTGCCTGCATAATGCGCGAGAT GGACTCTCGCCAAACTCAGTCACTACCACAATGTCGCCTGCGTATCCAAATAGCGAGCCCTCATCGGACTCACTTAACACCTACAGCAATGTGGTAATCGATGGCAGCGGCGACAATGGATCATTGCTTGTccaacagcagcggcagcagcagcaacagcagcaacaacaacagcaattggGTTCCAACTTGGAAG ATAATAACTGCGCCTCTACTTTGATAGGACAATGTCTGGAGGTGCTTAACAATGAGGCGCAACCAATTGACGAATttaatttggaaaattttcCCGTTGAGAACTTGGAATGCAATATGGAAGAG TTGCTGCAACAGGAAATGAGCTATGATGGCCTGTTGGATATCAATATACCTTTGGCCGCTGTCAGCACAAATGCTCCTCTtgtgaatttgataaataataGTAGTACAACAATtagtagcagcagcaatatTGGCTGCTCTACGACCACCTCTAGCAGTAGTCTCAGTGCCAGTGCCCAGCTGAATCAGCTGCAGGCTCAGCttcagcagcaacatcaacaacagcaacaacaacaacagcagcagcagcagcaacagttgcagcaacaacagcaacagttgctactcaataacaataacaataataacaatagcCTAGAATTGGCCACACAAACAGCAAGCGCAAATCTAAACGCTCGAGTACAGTACTCACAGCCTAGTGTGGTCACATCGCCACCATCCTGGGTGCATTAG
- the LOC6649777 gene encoding forkhead box protein O isoform X2, whose translation MDGFAQDWPSLTHTTDNVLTMDQLGGVSGAVGDLPGDVGFEPQTRARSNTWPCPHPEPFVEPADELDSTKASNQQLAAGDSQQTIQSANAAKKNSARRNAWGNLSYADLITHAIGSATDKRLTLSQIYEWMVQNVPYFKDKGDSNSSAGWKNSIRHNLSLHNRFMRVQNEGTGKSSWWMLNPEAKPGKSVRRRAASMETSRYEKRRGRAKKRVEALRQAGVVGLNDATPSPSSSVSEGLDHFPESPLHSGGFQLSPDFRQRASSNASSCGRLSPIRALDLEPEWGFTVDYQNTTLTQAQSQVLDQLAGSIADELKLHPDMLQQQGFSAASGLPTQPPPPPYPAPQQQQQQQPQQQQAYTLNGGPPGGYASLQPQPQCLIHRSLNCSCLHNARDGLSPNSVTTTMSPAYPNSEPSSDSLNTYSNVVIDGSGDNGSLLVQQQRQQQQQQQQQQQLGSNLEGQCLEVLNNEAQPIDEFNLENFPVENLECNMEELLQQEMSYDGLLDINIPLAAVSTNAPLVNLINNSSTTISSSSNIGCSTTTSSSSLSASAQLNQLQAQLQQQHQQQQQQQQQQQQQQLQQQQQQLLLNNNNNNNNSLELATQTASANLNARVQYSQPSVVTSPPSWVH comes from the exons ATGGACGGGTTTGCCCAGGATTGGCCCTCACTGACCCACACAACAGACAATGTCCTGACAATGGATCAGCTGGGTGGTGTGAGTGGAGCTGTGGGTGACCTGCCAGGAGATGTTGGCTTTGAGCCACAAACTCGTGCCAGATCCAATACATGGCCATGTCCCCATCCAGAGCCTTTTGTTGAGCCTGCCGACGAATTGGATAGCACAAAAGCAAGCAATCAGCAATTGGCAGCAGGAG atTCACAACAGACTATACAGAGTGCAAATGCAGCTAAGAAAAATTCAGCGCGTCGCAATGCATGGGGTAATCTATCCTATGCGGATCTCATAACTCATGCCATTGGCTCTGCCACCGATAAGCGTTTAACGCTTAGTCAGATCTACGAGTGGATGGTTCAGAATGTGCCATATTTTAAGGATAAAGGTGATTCGAATAGCAGTGCCGGCTGGAAG AATTCCATACGTCACAATCTGTCGCTGCACAATCGTTTCATGCGTGTCCAGAATGAGGGCACTGGCAAATCATCCTGGTGGATGCTAAATCCTGAGGCCAAACCTGGAAAATCTGTGCGTCGCCGTGCCGCCTCCATGGAAACATCACGATACGAGAAGCGTCGAGGTCGGGCCAAAAAACGCGTCGAGGCTTTAAGACAGGCTGGAGTTGTGGGCCTAAATGATGCCACGCCCTCGCCCAGTAGCAGTGTCAGCGAGGGATTGGATCATTTCCCAGAGAGTCCATTACACAG CGGCGGGTTTCAATTGTCGCCCGACTTTCGTCAGCGCGCCTCATCCAATGCCAGTTCCTGCGGACGTCTCAGTCCCATACGTGCCCTGGATCTCGAGCCTGAATGGGGTTTCACGGTTGACTATCAGAATACAACATTGACGCAGGCTCAGTCGCAGGTACTCGATCAGCTGGCTGGTTCCATAGCGGATGAGCTGAAATTGCATCCCGATATGTTGCAGCAACAAGg GTTCAGTGCTGCCTCGGGTTTACCCAcacaaccaccaccaccaccctATCCGGcaccgcaacaacaacaacagcagcaaccgcaacaacaacaggccTACACATTGAATGGGGGCCCACCAGGAGGATATGCATCCTTGCAACCACAACCCCAGTGTCTGATTCATCGTTCTCTAAACTGTAGTTGCCTGCATAATGCGCGAGAT GGACTCTCGCCAAACTCAGTCACTACCACAATGTCGCCTGCGTATCCAAATAGCGAGCCCTCATCGGACTCACTTAACACCTACAGCAATGTGGTAATCGATGGCAGCGGCGACAATGGATCATTGCTTGTccaacagcagcggcagcagcagcaacagcagcaacaacaacagcaattggGTTCCAACTTGGAAG GACAATGTCTGGAGGTGCTTAACAATGAGGCGCAACCAATTGACGAATttaatttggaaaattttcCCGTTGAGAACTTGGAATGCAATATGGAAGAG TTGCTGCAACAGGAAATGAGCTATGATGGCCTGTTGGATATCAATATACCTTTGGCCGCTGTCAGCACAAATGCTCCTCTtgtgaatttgataaataataGTAGTACAACAATtagtagcagcagcaatatTGGCTGCTCTACGACCACCTCTAGCAGTAGTCTCAGTGCCAGTGCCCAGCTGAATCAGCTGCAGGCTCAGCttcagcagcaacatcaacaacagcaacaacaacaacagcagcagcagcagcaacagttgcagcaacaacagcaacagttgctactcaataacaataacaataataacaatagcCTAGAATTGGCCACACAAACAGCAAGCGCAAATCTAAACGCTCGAGTACAGTACTCACAGCCTAGTGTGGTCACATCGCCACCATCCTGGGTGCATTAG